The Faecalibacter bovis genome includes the window ACGCAATTTATAAAAAATAAGTTTTTCAATTTGTTTACAAACGCATTAAAATCCATATTATTTTTAAGTCCGGCTATGGTTTGTACTATAACTTTTGGCCAGACAACTGAAAATAATACAAATAAAGATAACTCTAAAATAATTACTGATACAATAAAATTAGATACTGTAATTAATGTAAAGAAAGAAAAATTAGAGTTTATCGTGGATAGGGAGTCTGAAGACGAAAGACATGATCTTAAAAAACGTACATCATATTTTTTACGCAATGCTCGCGTAACATATGGTGATATGTCTATATACGCTGATTATATTGAATTAAATTGGAATACTGGTGATGTATATGCCGAAGGAAAAAGAGATTCAATCGGTCAGATAATTGAACCTACGAAATTTATTCAAGGTCAACAAGAATTTACACAAGATGCATTTAAAGTCAATTTTAAAACTAAAGTTGGTATAGCATATAATGTACGTATGACCGAAGGAGAAGGTGTTATTACAGCAGACAAAGTAAAGCGTGTAAACGACTCTATTATGTATTTGAATAAAGCTGAATACACAACGGATAGTTATTTTAAAGATGGTAAAACGCCAGACAGAGATTATTTTATTCGCACTTCGCCTGGAAAACTTATTAATAATGGCGAAAATAAAACATTAATTGCAGGTCCTACCCAAATGTTTATTTACGACATTCCTACTCCTTTAGTAGCTCCTTTTGCGTACATTCCTTTGGGAAGCAAGAGATCTGCAGGGATATTAATGCCTAAACCTGGTGAAAGATCTGATTTAGGATTTTTTGTTGAAGGAATTGGATTATATGTTCCTATTGGAGAATATTGGGATATCAAATTAACCGGAGATATTTATACAAAAGGATCTTGGGGATTAAGAACTGACAGTAACTATAAAAAGAACTATAGATATAACGGAGGCTTTTCGGCAAGTTTTGAAAAAAGAATTACAGGGATTAAAGGTTTAACTTCTGGTAATAATGCTTTTGATAAAAATGACCTATTTCGTGTAACTTGGAGACATCAACAAGATCCAAAATCAAATCCGTACACAAATTTTAATGCTAATGTAAATTTCTCTAGTTCGAAATTTTATCAAAATTCGATTAACACACAGTTTATTCAAAATAATCAAGTTTATACTAATAATATAAACTCATCTATTACATTGAATAAGAAATTTAAAGATTCTCCATTCTCTGCAACTTTAAGTATGAATCATTCACAACAAATGAATCAGAATTCAAGTACAGCGAACGAATCATCACCACTAAATAATATTACGTTAACTGCGCCAAGTTTAAATGTTAATATGTCGCGTATTTATCCTTTTGCTCCAAAAGCTGGCGCTAAAAAAGGATTAATACAGAATTTAGGTGTTGATTATACTTTAAGAGGTGCAAACGAAATTAGAACCAACGATAAAGATATTTTCACCAAAACAATGTGGGAAGAACAATCTCGTATTGGTGCAAACCAAAGAATGAATTTAACATCTGGTGTAACTTTATTTAATTATTTCCCTTTTAGTTTTTCATCTTCTTATAACGAAGTATGGAGTGATCGTAAAATCCAAAAATCTTTCAATCCATTAAACCAAAGAACTTCTGATGAAGTTATCAAAGGATTTAATGCTTATCGAACATTTAATGTATCTGCAAACATTTCAACAAATATTTATGGTACATTTATAAACACAAACAAAGATGCTAAAATACAAGGGATTCGCCATGTATTAAGCCCTATGGTTGGATATTCTTTCAATCCAAATTTCCAAAATCCATCTTGGGGATATTATAAATCT containing:
- a CDS encoding putative LPS assembly protein LptD, which encodes MVCTITFGQTTENNTNKDNSKIITDTIKLDTVINVKKEKLEFIVDRESEDERHDLKKRTSYFLRNARVTYGDMSIYADYIELNWNTGDVYAEGKRDSIGQIIEPTKFIQGQQEFTQDAFKVNFKTKVGIAYNVRMTEGEGVITADKVKRVNDSIMYLNKAEYTTDSYFKDGKTPDRDYFIRTSPGKLINNGENKTLIAGPTQMFIYDIPTPLVAPFAYIPLGSKRSAGILMPKPGERSDLGFFVEGIGLYVPIGEYWDIKLTGDIYTKGSWGLRTDSNYKKNYRYNGGFSASFEKRITGIKGLTSGNNAFDKNDLFRVTWRHQQDPKSNPYTNFNANVNFSSSKFYQNSINTQFIQNNQVYTNNINSSITLNKKFKDSPFSATLSMNHSQQMNQNSSTANESSPLNNITLTAPSLNVNMSRIYPFAPKAGAKKGLIQNLGVDYTLRGANEIRTNDKDIFTKTMWEEQSRIGANQRMNLTSGVTLFNYFPFSFSSSYNEVWSDRKIQKSFNPLNQRTSDEVIKGFNAYRTFNVSANISTNIYGTFINTNKDAKIQGIRHVLSPMVGYSFNPNFQNPSWGYYKSYEGANMEEIWYNQYEQALYGVAIPQLSNSLTFSLLNNLEMKVKDEKDPKGVKKVKIFESLNFSTAYNFSATSFRLAPITMSGNTSFLDRKVNVQFSGQLNPYKIAFEPGKDAGKYIDELELPRLSNFQVGTGYTFDNSTFGGKKFDEKNYSKRGSVRDENFYYDDQNYAHYAIPWSVSANLAYSYNKGANRTGRSTGTVNLNGTIKPTPYWDISATTTYDFIENEFTMLNLNFERDLRSFKMSFNWVPMGRYKYYGFMIQIKSSILSDLKYNDRSRSIF